The genome window TACATATTTGCAGAACCAACATCATAAACATTTTTCAGAGTGTCAAATGCCATTTCACTTTATAAACATCTCCTTTGGAGATTTCGCGCCATTACTGCGCGAGGTGAGCTTTCCTAAGAAGATGACACCATTTGAAATTCTAGGTACATGGACATACATGTTGATGGCTAACATCTCCACGGGCCTTAACCTGTTCATGCAGTAAATCCATGTAAGGCTGACAATACAAATGTACTTCTGTGCTAACCTGTGGTAATTTTTTATCTGATCCTTTCAGCTTTGCGATACACCGCTCACAGAATAAATGGATTGCCGCTTTCTGCTTCTGCGTTGTCAAGTCGACGCTCTGAAGATGATGTGTGTTCTCATCAATTCTCTTCCTCGACAACGTGAACGCAATCACAGGTAGTTTGTCCTTCTTCTCCAGCATGTTGATCACAGATAACCAGACATTCTTGTCCTGAAATTAAATTTGACTCCTATTCACACCGTACCACAGTCTAAGGAACGAATGCAGATGTTACAGTGCTAAATGTTCAGAGTCACTCTTTATAAACCAGCTGGAAGATCTccattcaattttcaattcagtTTTCTCtaattcttcttttcttcaattACCCTCGGCACATCTTAGGCAGTAAACCCCAATGATTTTTTCATACCTGACTGGCTGAACCACCTCTCTGGCCCTTCGGACCAAAACTCTGCTGTGATTTGCTTTGTCTCTCCTTCTTGGCTTCAACAGCTTTGGTGTAACTAGAAGGGAAAAATTATCAATTTGGCCAGGTCACGAGTGAATGGGTATGACCCAATAGGGGGTCACCTGTACATAGTACTCATGCAACGCACTACATGCACTACTTGGAACTCCCCTGTCTGGCAAATGGTTTGTTCCGTATGGAGTTACGCCTTTAAAAGTTGcctgttttgtaaacaaagtctgTAATGCAAGGACTAAGCTCTGAATTAACACTGAGGGCAGAGTCCAAAGTTGAGTTGACTGGAAGATGAAGATGCCATGTCACTTACGCATTTGTGAGGAATTTCTTCTCCGCATCCACGAGGAGGAAAAGTTCGTTACTTGTTTTGTTGCTGTTGCCGGTGTATAGGTAATGCTCAAGTGGAACGGGCCGCTTCAACGTGCTGATCACAAAGATCTTCTTACGTTTTGTTCTCCTAAAGTGAAAGAAAAATAGAGTCAAATTTCAATGAGGTCAACATTACATGGGTTTTGTTGCTCCTGCCAGCACAGAGCAAATGCTCAAGTTGAACAGGCTGCTTCAATGTACCGTTTACACGCAGATCATCAAATCATTTGTCCACTTCAGAGAAAGAGTTAAATTGTCGCTAGACTTTGTTTTTGCACCTGGCGCTGAATGGTCATGGGGGAGGGGCAACCATACAGTAACATTGACAGTATGGACGCAGCCTTTATGGTCAATATGAATGTCTGAAATCTCATGTGTACATTCAAATATTGCTAAGCATGCTTGCTATCGCATATAAACTTTTAAGactaccagtacatgtacaagaatgACTTACCCGACCCATTCAGCAAACTCGATTGTATTTGGAACAGTAGCGCTTAGCATGATAATATTGACATGAGGTGGAAGCATGATCAGTACCTCCTCCCAAACGACACCACGCTGAAATAAATTTGAAGAATAATTTACCCAAACTTGAAGTCAATCATCAAGCCTTATACATGAGAGGTAAACTTACATATAAAAGTGCTCGTGATTGTTGCCAAATTTAAATCATGTCGATAGGCAAAACGCCCCGACTTGATAGAATGCCTGGTTGATTATGGTAGAAGGCTTttctcatttaatttttcaacaACTTCAGTGTTGCTTACTAGGCAACAATTTTAGATGAAACCAACTGTCCAGAATGGCTGTTTTCAACCAAATTCACTCCAGTTTGAATGACTGCAGAAGAAATTGACAAGACTTTATTGGACATACCTCTTCATTGTTGATGTAGTGGACCTCATCGAAGACAACCCACTCTAAATCTCGAATCACTTCAGAACCATTATACAACATAGACCTAGAATTGAGAAGTATTAGGTAAATGCAAAATTATAAACTCACATAAATGACATAACTATATCACTGTGTAACTTTGGGTCTCAAAATATTTTAGAGTAACAGCAGGAAAAAGAACAGACTTTACCTGAGGATCTCTGTAGTCATGATCAGGCAGGCTGCTTCCTGTTTTATCTGAACATCTCCCGTGATCAAACCAACGTCACCAAAAGTCAGCCGGAAATCCCGGAATTTCTGGTTGGACAGCGCTTTAATTGGTGAAGTGTACACAGTTCTGAAAATAATTTCCCAAAATGGATGAAAACTGATGGTAGCAaaatctgaatatgatgtgTTCATGAAATTTAAACATGGTTTACACACAGTATCTGTGTTACATTGGCAATAAACATTTAGAAAATATCCCGACCTTGTCATATGCTTCATGGACAAAGCTATGGCATATTCAGCCACCACTGTCTTGCCAGCAGACGTGTGAGCCGCCACCAACACACTCTCGTGGTTCTCCAAGTGAAGGATCGCTTGCTTCTGGAATGTGTCCAACTCAAACGGCCACTGCAATGTGCGGAAGATATTTGTAGGATCATAAGATTCAACAATGGAATGAACATTTCCATGAGAAAATACATAAGGATCGGATCGTGTGCAACTCTACCAACACACTATAATGGTTTTCTTTCAGGAACATATCAAACTCATTTGGCAGTATACCAACCACCTAAGCAATAGAAAGGGAATCCTGCTGAAAAATGTGTCCCGTAATGGAGATTCAACTGTAGTTTACCTTGTATGCCATTTCTGGTATTCTCTTGTGGAAGTCCTCAACAGGTGTGCTGATATCGACATGGATTCCCCAAACCTTCTTCTGCTCTTCGACAACCCAAGGTGCTGGTTTTGGAGCATCCTCGACCTAGAATAGAGCCATAAATTAAACATGCTCCACAGGTTCCAAATGCTGGGAGTGAGGGTCCAAATGAAAGGAGGCATTTCCATTACTTTTTAAGAAGACATTATAACAATATATTAAAATAGTTACATACcttttttacaatattttccaGGCTCTCAGACCTTGGAATAACTAATGCAGCTGTCGCCTCCTCATCTTCTACCTTGCTTCTTGGATGTTTCTCTGGGAAAAACTCAAATGCATCAGCCCTTGTGAGAACGTCTGCGATACTGATGGTGCTGTGAAATAAAGACAAGAATTGATATAAAAAATGATATGTAATGTAAACAAGCACGATTGCACACGACTGAGGGTTGAACATGGTGACCATTCAATGGTGTAACACATTTGTTGGTATAACCTTTCGTCAAGATGCTTCCAATGGTCTTAATTGAAagtgaaatcaaataaatatgttCTATCATATTAGTTTACAGTTCGGTCCCAATCATTAGAGATGGGATATAAACAGAATATTTAATGTTATTCAGAAACCATCAAGCTATAAAAGACAATTTCTACCTGAGATGCGCCACAACTGGAATGTTGGGTATTCTGTCATTCACAGACCCTGACTCATCAACTTTGTCACCAAAAGTCATTCCCATCGAAAATCCAGGTGGCGTTGTCAGCAAatctgaaaacaatgaaaaggtTTTAAACTTCTGCCAGTCACAAGATAAGACAATTTTTGCGAGTATTTTATTTTCCCAACTGTTCATTCGCGAACACATGTAATGAAATGTTACCGGCAACAACATTTTTATATCTCATGCTGCGGTATTAATACAGAAAATAAACTCACTATTTTCAAAGTCAACAGCCTCAGCATCAGAAATAGGtatgatatcattatcaagCGTTGGTTCATCCAAGCCACCTGAAACAGATATTGAATGTGGTACAACATCTAAACAAATTCTGCTTCAACATCCAAGATCAAAACCATAAAATTTTGGAAACATAAAATCTGTACAGAATTCTatacaaacaattttttcatttttcccaTTGAAATATACATACCTGTAAGTTGTGTTGACGCTCACAAAAGTTTCTTATTTATGATTGACGAAGCAACCCAAGTCTCGATGACAAAGCAACCCATGTCAAAATGTATACCGTTGCTCTTGTATTGCAATATACGTCTTTATGCATTGACTTACCAGGCCAGAATGGATAATTGGTGGCGCTACCTTTAGCACCCAACGATGGCGATCCTGGTGGCCTCATCAGGGATGTGGAATTCTGTGCCGTGCTTCCCGCATCTGGGACGTATTCCTGAAAGAAGAGAGCAAATTCTAGAATCCAAAGAAAAGGATTTAAGTGGGATCTGTGGAAGATGTCCTCATGTTTATGCACTCTTACCTCCTTTATGGACAGGAATTCTCCTGTCGTTGGGTTTCTCTCAACTTGAATTGTAGTCTGAACAGGAGCATGGTCCAAATTGTATAAAGACTCTGGGCAGGGGGTCCGAGGCCAGAACCTGAAAAAAAAGTAAGATTGTTTAAATTGATGCAGATGATTAACCTTCTTTCATCATTAACATTTTAAAAGCAGGATCACGGTACCTAACAATGTTCCTGGCAATTTTTAGCAGAAGACATTGACTTGGCATGGTGATGTCAAAGTGTGATGGTCAGACCAGACTATAACACAGTCATACATGACTATAACAGCACTGTAAACTTTTGCATCAACTTACTTTTGACACCGCTTGTAGACTTGGATTGGCAATTTCTCCGGTTCTGTgagatatttttcaattttggcagTTTCTGTTTCAAGCCTTGGAGGAAGACCAAATGGAAGCTGCAGAGAAAATGTTAAGATTTGGGAGTTTTACTATAAAAACAagaatgtcaacattttcatttcttgtttcaatttctttgtaTTCAGCCACAGTAGACAAACATTATGTCAGCATGTCAGCAGGATGTAAATGACTAGACTTTTTGGGACATACATAGCCTAGCGGCGGATAGCCCATTTCAACCTCCATGACCTGACAAGCTGACATTCAAGCCCGAGCAAGTGAATAAAgtcaaaggggggggggcattattAACCAACTATCACTTACTGTGCTCATTGGAATGTCCTGTTTATGTATTCTGAAGCCATTCTTCTTCAGGGCCACATCATACTGGCCACAACAGCCGGTCTCAACCAGAACAATATCCGTCTCCATTTTAAATTTCTGCACAACTCAAATTAATCGCCAACAAAAGTCCAGGGGAGCGAAatgacttcgatttggagcgaaatgaCTGGGGGCGAAGAGTTTAGGGAGCGAAACAGCCGCACAAGCGTGGAAGGTGCATTATGGGATTGTTTTGTAAAGTTGATGTGtccttttacatgttttacgtTTTTTTCTGCTGTTTTCTCGAAATAAAACCACTTTTTAGTCGAAAGAAAGTTAATTAAAACGAGAAAATGGCTGTGGATTTTCTATCAGATGCAGACAGTCGGTTCTTCGGTGACGGAATGCTACAGAATGATGACTGGGGTGAGTTTTCATTCTAGTTGTGCTGTCCAGTCCTACTtctactaaacagcgtccactcACTGAGTCACTCCATCATCCATGCACCATcgcccaccagcgtccaccaggtttaaagtcaggtatagatggatatctgctgATGTCATGGCTAATCTGTGAACATCATGCGCGTGCACTCTcgtatctcttcaacatggttttgAAGAAAGGTTGCTATAACCCGTCATCCTGTTGTCAGTGTTGAgatttctctcgataacataATTAATACTAATAGTATACTGGCCTTTTGAATACGCTACCTAGGGCCTTAGGGTTGGACCGATGGAACTAAAGATTGATTGAACTAACCATTGGCTTCCCCTTCCTGTACAAACTACAGCAAAACCGTGCAATGCATCCTGTTCAACGTCGTATTTCGTCTTGTCTTGTCTTGCGGATAGCCAAAACAAAGCCCAAATAATGAAATATGAGACAGTTACGCCAAAATAATTTGAGTGCACACCGGCCTTGAAATCTCTATCGAGCGCTTAGAATATAGATAGATGTCCCTGCGGTCATTAATGCACTTTTTAGCGATTTTGTGCCGTAATAGGGTTGCCGCTGCAGGCCTAGGTCAAGGCATATGGGGCGCCTGTTTCAAGTAAACAGTCTTGTTTCACTAATCACTGGTGTTCCTGCCGTAAAACCACTGTAATTAGTAGTTTTACCCCTTTTAGAGCTATCTTCACCATTCAACAGTCTCTAAGCACTACTCACACCGGTGCTGGACTTAAATTTGCTGATACCAAATTTCTCAGTTCTAATATGATATTGGTTTTACTTGAAATACATAGTCAATGTTCTTGTTGACACTaatgtaatgtttcttttaaattcAGGTGACCCCAATCTGAATAGCCTGGATGACTTCCCATCTTTCTTGGATACGGAATTGAGCACTGATGACTTGATGCGCGAGTTTAACACAGAGGTAACAGTCATGAAATGTCCATGAGCTTGAAAATTCCCATTTGGTAACCTGTGTGTTTAAAAGTGACTTCTGAGTTTGAGCGCCTGTCTGATCCTTTTGTGTcgtcctgacaatatcaggccatttcacttgatacatacttactccctcaatggCAACCTGCATTAGGaaaagtcgtgttgtaggccctgtttgcaagaggatgctttTGTGTATGCTTCAGTTCCATATAGAAATTCCATTTGTTGTGAAATATTTTAGCCATGTTGCCAGAAGAATTATCAGCCACTAGTAGAATTACATGCAATCAAATTTATTTAGTTTTGCTAAAATGAAACTGATGATGGAACTGCATGGAAAATTACAATATGTACCATCGCCCCAAGGCAATTTCAATTGAAAATGTGTACCGGTAATGTGCAAGTATTTGAAAATCTGTACTGTTAATGTCTTGCCTCCAGAAATACATAATATCATATCAATCTAGGACATGAATACAACGTTCATTGTATGGTGAAAGTCAAATTTTAAAGATAAAtttgttgtgtacaatgtacacctTGATGTGACACTCACAGTTACCTTTTGACAAATAATCAATGAGCATGTTGATTCCTGACTGTTTAATATGCATGTTTAGTTGTAACAATGTATTGTAGTAGGTGATGTTAATGCAGTCTGTGCTTGTCTGTAAATATGGCTGATCAATTATTCAGTCATGATGCTTTGTGGACACAGCTATGGGAGTGTGTCATGTCAGTCATGGTCTTTCCCGACATTGTCAATGATTGTGTTTCTCCTATTTATggttaaaaaaacactttcacGAAAAATCCATATTAGGTCTTCATTGGTCTTGTGCTAAGCCTAAACTTGAGACCTGCGTAAAACATTGTTTTGGCCTTGTGCCAAATCAGAGATTGCAAAATACTCATCCTGGTTTTTCTCATTCTATGACGTATGATTTTATCGTGGACTTGCCATGAAGATATAATGAGATGATATTGAATTTGAACCACGATTGAACCAAAATACCTAGTCAATATGCAGGACTCCCAACCCATCTGTACTTTCAGTTTTTAAACCTGAAATGACATTAGACAAGAGGGACTGCGTCATCTGGCATTTTTTTGTCTGGTCCAACCCTTGTCTAATTTCAAATCTCACGTTTAGAGTGACTTTAAAATAGCTCACTAGACATGTTAGATAGAAATAAATCAAAAGAATAAATAAATTCTTTGAGAGAGTGCAGGCTACATGTATAGAGTAGATATTTTTAGAATTTCAAATACCATGAAACCCATTCTTAAAATGTGCTACATCTTTAATTTGCTCAATCTTTAATGAAAATTTGCGCCTTTTGTGCTATGCAGATACTTCTGTCAGTGTCAGTCCTTTCAAGAGAATGACAGAATATAATTCTCCAACAAGCCTTTGTGCTCAGATCAGCAAGATATGCTGAATTAGCAACAATGATGAATTGAAACGCTCCAGTATCAATAGTGTGGGATTTGTTGAGAGTGCTTGTTTGGTTCCCATGGCAATGCCTTAGGCCTGGTTGTATCTTTGTATAGTACAAAAGTTGCAGAGGGTATGTACTTTTGATATGTTACGATTAACGCTTTCAATCCCAGAATAGCAAAATGTGAAGAAAAGTTATCAGTTTTAAAGGCCAATGCCGttggttaaatatttgaaattgaatttgaaaatttaaaatagTGGAAAGATATTGGTAGTAGTATTCTATAAGAATCAAGATTTTTAGATTTAGGTGGATTGTTACAATGGACGTCTCTTCTTCCTTCAGATTCAGTCCCTGAAATTTGGGTCTGACTATTATACTGATGCGGTTAGTTCTCCGTCAGATCCGGTGAGAGTTTGGTACCCTTCTCTGCATGAATTCTTTGAAAGGCATTTACTGTATTTTGGTGGTGGGGTTATCATCATGGCCCAGTATTCTATATGCTACCAgtgctttgacatgtttgaatccCTCACTTTGATTTGGAAACTCAGTTAAATGTGAAGTTGAAGCAGGATTTTATCCCTTATTTCCTGGATATCTTGACACATTCAAGTCCCTACATGTAGTCCATTTGTAATGGTACGTGAGTACGCTCTCTCTGCTGCCTGTGGGTGTTTTATGAGGTCGTACTTAAAATTATCTTGGTTTGCTGTAAAGTGTTAAACAAACTTTTGAGTAGGAGGTCCTTCAGCAGGGTCTGAAGAGGTCACAGCACACCAGCATATTTTCTAGGGCATCTggacaaaaaaattgaaaatattagGTCGTACAAAACACTTGGAGTTCCCAGTACAGCTTTGCATCACTGTTGAACTTATTTCTACTCTTGCAGATTCCTATGTTCGATGACCACAGCGACATCCTCAGCTTAGCACTACGCGAGGAGAACAGTTTAAATCGATCAAGTAGTTCAGACAGTGGTATCGCGTCCGACCTAGGTGTCAAACATGAGCCATTATCTCCTGCCTCATCATTCTCATCAGACTCAGACTCAGCAGGGTCAAATGTAAGTATAAAAGTTTGCCAAAAAAAGTATGGTAAATTCAAAAGTTCTATACGGTAATCTGCaatcaaatacagtagaaccaccctattaaggacacccacgtgactgacaactgctgtccttgaTCGAGacctgtcctgattagagaggtgaaattgaatggaaacaaccaaaaatTTGTCATTAAGAAGGACTTGCTTTCAAATCTGTAGTGTCACACTATTATGGAACCCTATGTGTGTCTTATCACACTAATAACACTTTACTTTAGCTGAACGTCATTGACAAAATATCATCATCTTGCTTCGTCTTATTTCTAAGTTTGTTCAATAATTTTGTAATATTTTCAGATGGACTGCCAAATCCTCTCATCCGAACCATCCTGCCTCAACACATGCATCAAATTGGAGAACCCTCCCCTCACACCTCCAAGGGATCCCAACGACATCATCTCGCCATTATCCATGCACAATTTCTGCAGATCAAATCAACCGATCACGACGCCCATGCACGCCACGTCGATAAAAACAGAGCCGTTGGCATCGCATAAGACCAGGAATGGTATAACCCAGATTCTCAATAATAAGGTGAAAATCGTACCTAAACCTGTTGTTACAACGACGTGCTTGCCTACGACGTTACAAAATGGAAGTAAGTAGTTGTGTTCATCACTGAACTGTTTGGACCTGAGTTTGAATAAATGTGATAAAGACTAAACATAATCTTGAAAACAGAAacaaaaagatgaaattttaagAAGTTTTTTTTCGGAAGTCTCTGTGCTACAAAAAACCTCATCTCATTACTTAGCTGTTAAGAACCTTTGTACGTCATGAAGACAGACTTGTCTGCAACAAATGTCTGGGCGTTTAAAGTATAGAATGTAGCAAGGTTTCTACCTTATTTCCTTACACATGACTGGTTTTGTTCACCACTTCGACGGTGGACTGATATTCCACTGTGTTGTGTCATTATGCATGCTGCAACAATCGAAACACTGGTCTGGGGATGCAACCTTGTAAAATCAACCTGAATAATTCTTGTGTTTTTCAGCACCAGGAAAACCGCTCATTCTGACGCCGGATGAGTTTGCCCGCCTAACTGCCCAAGGTGTCCTCAAATTCCAGCCTCCGTTAGATGCGAAACCAGTCCTTAAAACAGTGGCGCCTGACACGACTCAGGTGACGGGTACTGCAACAAACTCAACATATTATTCAGCAGAACCAACCGTAAGTAATTGTGCTTGATAATAAAGAATTGTTTTGGAGTTAAAAGGATTCACCAAACTTTTTATGTGACCTTTAGTTTGTGGATTGCTTAGGGTAGGTAGCTCTCTGACATGTCCGGGCCTGTCTGATAATAATGTCATGACTGTTTGAACCTGAGGTTGGTTACTTTTTGTTTCAGGTGAAGGTGATGAAACGTCAACAACGAATGATTAAGAACAGAGAATCTGCATGTTTATCGCGGCGGCGGAAAAAAGAGgtgagattttttttaaaaacatttagaAAATAGATTGTGGTACCAGGGTATCGGTTAAGTTACAGTAATTATATTCCTAAAAAATATTCCAGACCCCCTGTGGATCCCCCTTGCCTGTCCATCATTGAAAGAAGGGAAAGCAACCtggatattttcaaatgaaattccAAGACACTTCTCTTCCAGAGTTAAACTAGTTGCATATGCTTGTACATGTTGTCACTGATATGAAGAGGAACTTCGATTCATATAATCATCCATTCGATCCTTGTGGCTCATCTTGACCACATGGTGTACTGAAGTATCGAACAAGTAATGTCTAGACCAGCACATCTGCCGCCAATCTGGTTGCGCACATACTTCATTGAACATCAACAATGGTAAACAAATCGATTAACAGATGTCGCAACCCATGTTAGCTTTTCTCGCAGTCGAACAATTGTACATAGGTGTAGTTTGTTACTACTGTAATTCATGGTTTATGTATCTGCTGGCTATGGCTGGGGATGTGGCACAGCTGTGTAGTTGTGATATTGGGAGATTGTACAATTAGATCTATCTTGATTGTACTGAAATATTGATTGAATTGGCACTGCCAACAGTTCACCATACAACCTCGGTCTTCTATCAAGAATAGATCGTATCAAATGAATAGGCGCCTTGCCACTGTGATGTCTGTTTATGGCATGCCTGCCTTCTTGTTCACTTCGGATGTTCAATATAAAGTAGATACAGAATAAACCTTTTGGGGCGTTTGTACATAAAAATTTTAGTACTTGTACACATACATCTTCATTCAAATTTGATGATGGAACAGGAATTGTCTCCAAAGTGCTTAAAAATCATGCAATATTTCCAAAAATAACCAGAATTTACCCCTTCAACAAAATAGATTTAGCATAGAGcccatacatgtaccttgtgcCTCTAGCATAGAGcccatacatgtaccttgtacCTCTAGCATAGAGcccatacatgtaccttgtacCTCTAGCATAGAGcccatacatgtaccttgtacCTCTAATTGAAATTCCTGTTCCTGGGTTCTCAAAATGCTGGTGCATCAATCTTGCAATTTCATGAAACTGCAAAACAACATAATAAATCCAGTTTTATTACAGTGTTCTATCATTGAATGATTGGTTTTCATTAAAAATCGTTTGTTATATTCGTAGTATGTGACGAGTCTTGAAGATCGAATGAAACAGTTCAACCAAGAGAATGAGAGATTGAAACAGGAGAACATGAAGCTGCAGCAGAAGGTCAATCTCCTAACACAAGAGGTGTGTAGGAAAAGAGAACCAGAAGTGAAtgggtcatgggttcgattcccagtaTAAATATTCTAGAATATATGATAAGGCTCCTCAAACAGTTGACGTAGAGTGCTCACTTTGGGAACATAGAAGCATCAGACCCACAGCCCGTACATAGTGGATCACATACCCACACCCGGCCGGGCCTTCAAAAGTAGCAGGCATCAAGGGTAAATAACCCTTGATCTGATAGAATTCTATATCCAATGTACACAGGAGGAGATAAAATAGAGCCTCCAAGTTGTCAAGAATCTGAAAGTAAAATGTTATTGAGACCCCTGACAACCAGAAGATACCGTATCAcctgatttgaaaattttcgttcttttttcaGAACGACCAGCTGCGTAAAACTGTTCCCTCGAAGAGAACTGCTGCTACATTCCTGCTCGCTGTTATGCTTGTGTTCAGCCTCAACATGGGACCTCTCAGGTTTGTAAAACTTCCGAAAAAAATTTGGGTTTGATTTTAATTAAAAACTTGGCTTGTTTTCCATTGTTACACTTCATAATTTGCTGATAGCTCTGGTTCTCTGCAGAAATATTTTACTGGtatctttcttcttcagcaaCGTTCTCATGCAAAGTCCAGATAAGTCGATGAACATTCCATCCCCTGAGATTCACCATGGCCGCACGCTGATGTCGCTCATTGACGAGAAAGGTCGTAGCGAAGACGTGGCGAAATCCAACCAGACGGATCATGACCTTGTGCAGGCAGTGAAAAAGATACAA of Lineus longissimus chromosome 17, tnLinLong1.2, whole genome shotgun sequence contains these proteins:
- the LOC135501178 gene encoding cyclic AMP-dependent transcription factor ATF-6 alpha-like isoform X2; this translates as MAVDFLSDADSRFFGDGMLQNDDWGDPNLNSLDDFPSFLDTELSTDDLMREFNTEIPMFDDHSDILSLALREENSLNRSSSSDSGIASDLGVKHEPLSPASSFSSDSDSAGSNMDCQILSSEPSCLNTCIKLENPPLTPPRDPNDIISPLSMHNFCRSNQPITTPMHATSIKTEPLASHKTRNGITQILNNKVKIVPKPVVTTTCLPTTLQNGTPGKPLILTPDEFARLTAQGVLKFQPPLDAKPVLKTVAPDTTQVTGTATNSTYYSAEPTVKVMKRQQRMIKNRESACLSRRRKKEYVTSLEDRMKQFNQENERLKQENMKLQQKVNLLTQENDQLRKTVPSKRTAATFLLAVMLVFSLNMGPLSNVLMQSPDKSMNIPSPEIHHGRTLMSLIDEKGRSEDVAKSNQTDHDLVQAVKKIQKSVLSQNSTDYKDMLMKSLETLSTFTLCPTHFNRSESLRLANELTGWVLGHKSEMKQKEAERAQRKASKLPKRHRPLKVLKAAMEGKLSTQLEQPQASVGESKNYQVQLFNSHEKNYHEFLDAIQRRNDTFYVVSFRRDHLLLPATAHNKTMRPRMSLVMPAVSLNDSMQPPVGSVAMMQIDCEVMNTKLIHVTKSTVPKHMWEANNTMSPVPGEEKEVTDGTEDEARKWNLRYKPRKIHP
- the LOC135501178 gene encoding cyclic AMP-dependent transcription factor ATF-6 beta-like isoform X1, coding for MAVDFLSDADSRFFGDGMLQNDDWGDPNLNSLDDFPSFLDTELSTDDLMREFNTEIQSLKFGSDYYTDAVSSPSDPIPMFDDHSDILSLALREENSLNRSSSSDSGIASDLGVKHEPLSPASSFSSDSDSAGSNMDCQILSSEPSCLNTCIKLENPPLTPPRDPNDIISPLSMHNFCRSNQPITTPMHATSIKTEPLASHKTRNGITQILNNKVKIVPKPVVTTTCLPTTLQNGTPGKPLILTPDEFARLTAQGVLKFQPPLDAKPVLKTVAPDTTQVTGTATNSTYYSAEPTVKVMKRQQRMIKNRESACLSRRRKKEYVTSLEDRMKQFNQENERLKQENMKLQQKVNLLTQENDQLRKTVPSKRTAATFLLAVMLVFSLNMGPLSNVLMQSPDKSMNIPSPEIHHGRTLMSLIDEKGRSEDVAKSNQTDHDLVQAVKKIQKSVLSQNSTDYKDMLMKSLETLSTFTLCPTHFNRSESLRLANELTGWVLGHKSEMKQKEAERAQRKASKLPKRHRPLKVLKAAMEGKLSTQLEQPQASVGESKNYQVQLFNSHEKNYHEFLDAIQRRNDTFYVVSFRRDHLLLPATAHNKTMRPRMSLVMPAVSLNDSMQPPVGSVAMMQIDCEVMNTKLIHVTKSTVPKHMWEANNTMSPVPGEEKEVTDGTEDEARKWNLRYKPRKIHP